The Flavobacterium johnsoniae UW101 genomic interval AAATGGAACACGCAACACAGCAGTATTCAAAAGAGGTAGACTCCAAAATGTACAAAAAATTAGCCATTATGATCGTATTGTCATTTATTTCTATGTACATATTGATGTATTCGATGGTCGATATTTTTGCTAATGTCATTCCCAATGTAAACCAATTTTACATGGCAGGACTAATGACTATGCCAATGCTCGTAATTGAAATTATTGTTATGGGTCGTATGTATATTAATAAAAAATGGAACATAATGTTACTTATAACAGGCAGCCTTATCGCGATCATTTTTTTTTCCTGTATAAGAGAGCAAGCAGCTGTTGGAGATAAACAATTTTTAAAATCAATGATACCGCACCATGCAGCAGCAATACTAATGGCTCAGAAGGCTTCTCTTCACGATCCTGAAATAAGCCAGCTTGCCAAGGACATTATAAAAGCACAACAAACTGAAATTGCACAGATGAAGGCCAAGTTAAATGAGATGGAAAAAAAATAATAGAACACTATTCTTTAAAAAAGCAATATGAAAAACATACTTATAATACTCGTATTTATCATGCTTCCTGTCCTGATTCAAGCCCAGGATATGAAAATGGCAATAGATAAAAAGTCTGTCAAAGAAGAGTCGAATCCTGCTACCTATACTTGTCCAATGCATCCCGATATCCATGAATCCAAACCAGGAAAATGCCCAAAATGCGGCATGGCATTAGTGAAAGAAAAGTCTAAAATCACTAAGCCGAAGGCAGCTGCAAAACCTAAAACTGTAACTGCTGTTAAAGAGGAAATGCCTAAAAAGGCTAAATCTTCCTCTGCGGATAAGATCAATATGCATCAGGCGCATAATAAGACAAACATGGAAAAGAAAACAGCGAGCCCCCCAGTAAAAAAAATGATGGTAAATGATGAGCCACCTAAAGTTGTAAGGTACGATTTATATGTTCGCGATACGGTGGTAAATTTCTCAGGGAAATCAAAAAGAGCGATAGCGGTAAATGGCCAGATACCAATGCCTACATTAACCTTTACAGAAGGTGATACCGCAGAAATTTATGTTCATAATGAACTTGACGAAGAAACGTCATTACACTGGCATGGTTTGTTTCTACCCAATAAAGAAGACGGTGTGCCTAACCTTACCCAAATGCCGATAAAAGCACACAGTACCTACAAATATTCTTTTCCCATCAGGCAGCATGGGACCCATTGGTACCATAGCCATTCTGGTTTGCAGGAACAAATAGGAATGTACGGTTCTTTTGTGATGAACAAACGAAGCTCCGATCCAAACTTCAGGGCAGGGATAGATGACCTACCGACAATTCCGATTGTGCTGAGCGAATGGACCGATATCGACCCGGAGAACGTTCATAGAATGCTGCATAATGCCTCCGATTGGTTTGCAATAAAAAAAGGCACGACCCAAAGTTATGGCGAAGCTATAAAACAAGGCTATTTAAAAACCAAGGTCCTCAATGAGTGGAAGCGTATGAACGCTATGGATGTAAGCGATGTCTATTATGAGAAATTTTTAATTAATGGGAAAAACGAAAGCCAGCTTTCGCAGTTCAAAGCCGGTGATAAGGTAAGATTACGCGTCTCTAATGGCGGTGCATCCAGTAATTTTTGGCTTACCTATGCCGGAGGCAAAATTACAGTAGTGGCCAGTGATGGTAATGATGTTGAGCCTGTTGAAGTAGACCGTCTACTTATTGCAGTTTCTGAAACTTATGACCTTGTTTTAAGCATTCCGGCAGAAAATACATCTTATGAGTTTTTGGCAACACCAGAAGACCGGACAAAATCGGCGTCCCTCTACATTGGAAATGGCATCAAACAGCTCACCTCCCCTTTACCCAAACTGAAATACTTTGAAGGGATGCAAATGATGAACGATATGATGAAAATGAACGGAGACCTAAATGATATGGGGATGAAGATGTCGCTGAATCAGATGGATATGAACTCGGTAATGTATCCTGAAATTACAGGCCCACAAACAAAAGGAAGTAAAGACATGCCAATGGAGATGGACAAAGAAGAAACCAAATTGGATACCCCTGATAAAATGCACGACATGCACAATATGGAAAATAAGTACAATGCCAATGCTCTTGCCGATATTGTGACATTAAATTATGCGATGCTAAAATCTCCAACAAGCACGGCATTGTCAAAAGATGCTCCAGTGAGGGAGCTCAAATTCGAGCTTACCGGAAATATGAATCGCTATGTGTGGAGCCTGGATAACAAGGTCGTTTCCGAAGCTGATAAAATCCTGATCAAGAAAGGAGAAATTTTACGTATCGTCCTGCATAATAATTCAATGATGCGCCATCCAATGCATTTGCATGGCCATGATTTCAGGGTCATCAATGGGCAAGGTGATTTTGCGCCTTTGAAAAATATCATCGACATCATGCCAATGGAAACAGATACTATTGAATTCGCCGCAAGCGAAGATGGCGGCGACTGGTTTTTCCACTGTCATATTCTCTACCATATGATGGCTGGTATGGGCAGAATTTTTTCTTATGAAAATTCACCTCCAAATCCAGAAATACCAAACCCTAAACTGGCTCAACGAAAATTGTTTGCTGACGACAGAAAATTCCACTTTATGGCAGAAAATGATTTTGCCACCAATGGAAATGACGGTGAAGCAATGTATCAAAGTACACGCTGGAGCATTGGAACCGAATGGAGGTTAGGATACAATGACATGCATGGTTATGAAACAGAAACACATATTGGTCGATATATTGGAAAAATGCAATGGTTAATGCCTTTTATAGGATTTGACTGGAGATATAGAAGAATGGGAGAAGATATACAAGAAAATAATCTTTTTGGACAAAC includes:
- a CDS encoding DUF305 domain-containing protein; this translates as MEHATQQYSKEVDSKMYKKLAIMIVLSFISMYILMYSMVDIFANVIPNVNQFYMAGLMTMPMLVIEIIVMGRMYINKKWNIMLLITGSLIAIIFFSCIREQAAVGDKQFLKSMIPHHAAAILMAQKASLHDPEISQLAKDIIKAQQTEIAQMKAKLNEMEKK
- a CDS encoding multicopper oxidase domain-containing protein, with amino-acid sequence MKNILIILVFIMLPVLIQAQDMKMAIDKKSVKEESNPATYTCPMHPDIHESKPGKCPKCGMALVKEKSKITKPKAAAKPKTVTAVKEEMPKKAKSSSADKINMHQAHNKTNMEKKTASPPVKKMMVNDEPPKVVRYDLYVRDTVVNFSGKSKRAIAVNGQIPMPTLTFTEGDTAEIYVHNELDEETSLHWHGLFLPNKEDGVPNLTQMPIKAHSTYKYSFPIRQHGTHWYHSHSGLQEQIGMYGSFVMNKRSSDPNFRAGIDDLPTIPIVLSEWTDIDPENVHRMLHNASDWFAIKKGTTQSYGEAIKQGYLKTKVLNEWKRMNAMDVSDVYYEKFLINGKNESQLSQFKAGDKVRLRVSNGGASSNFWLTYAGGKITVVASDGNDVEPVEVDRLLIAVSETYDLVLSIPAENTSYEFLATPEDRTKSASLYIGNGIKQLTSPLPKLKYFEGMQMMNDMMKMNGDLNDMGMKMSLNQMDMNSVMYPEITGPQTKGSKDMPMEMDKEETKLDTPDKMHDMHNMENKYNANALADIVTLNYAMLKSPTSTALSKDAPVRELKFELTGNMNRYVWSLDNKVVSEADKILIKKGEILRIVLHNNSMMRHPMHLHGHDFRVINGQGDFAPLKNIIDIMPMETDTIEFAASEDGGDWFFHCHILYHMMAGMGRIFSYENSPPNPEIPNPKLAQRKLFADDRKFHFMAENDFATNGNDGEAMYQSTRWSIGTEWRLGYNDMHGYETETHIGRYIGKMQWLMPFIGFDWRYRRMGEDIQENNLFGQTNTKDKRAVVSLGVNYILPMLIVAQAEVFTDGKVRLQFERKDIPVSKRLRMNLMWNTDKEYMAGLRYIITRWGSLSSHYDSDMGFGAGFILNY